The Camelina sativa cultivar DH55 chromosome 14, Cs, whole genome shotgun sequence genome includes a window with the following:
- the LOC104743784 gene encoding putative auxin response factor 14 isoform X2 yields MESGHIVNAQPELSGIVDETKSYIYEQLWNLCAGPLCDLPKLGDKVYYFPQGHIEFVEASTREELNQIQPNFDIPSKLKCHVIAIHRKVEKNTDQVYAEITLMPDTTQVIIPTQNDSNDRPKINFFKKILTASDTSTHGGLSVPIRDATECLPPLDMSLPMPTQEFLTKDLHGNEWRFKHSFRGTPRRHLITTGWSAFVTTKKLVAGDVLVFVRENGELRVGIRRAGHQQGNIPSSLVSTESMRLGVIVSAVHAFHSKCMFTVVYKPRSSQFVVRYDNFLDAMNKKFNVGSRFTMQFEGEDFSERRYSGTIIGVNNFSPHWKDSEWRSLQVRWDEFVSFPRPNRVSPWEIKHLTPSSNVIQSSLLKNKRSRHANEIGQKIGQPSMNCPMSIPQLSNRDAIEGAKKPSNGIMSYSVPSMPDRYYNNGQMITPIKENITINAGGSCRLFGVTLITPSEIKDPVEPNDSYQISDTSKLSEERKLGLTPTSKSPTEIQSKQFSSIRSCTKVQMQGATIGRALDLSVLNGYDQLIHELDKLFDLKGKLQTRNQWEIVFTDDEGDMMVVGDDPWPEFCNMVKKIFILSKEEVNNLKWNQRFKMNQ; encoded by the exons ATGGAAAGTGGCCACATTGTGAATGCACAACCTGAATTATCAGGCATag TTGATGAAACCAAAAGCTATATATATGAACAATTATGGAATCTGTGTGCTGGACCTTTGTGTGATCTTCCAAAACTTGGAGATAAAGTATATTATTTTCCTCAAGGTCACATAGAGTTT GTTGAGGCATCTACTAGAGAAGAGTTGAATCAAATCCAACCAAATTTTGATATTCCTTCCAAACTTAAGTGTCATGTTATTGCTATTCATCGTAAG gtGGAAAAAAATACTGATCAAGTTTATGCTGAGATCACGTTGATGCCAGACACAACA CAAGTTATAATCCCTACTCAGAATGATAGCAATGATAGGCCAAAAATAAACttctttaagaaaattttaacgGCATCAGATACAAGCACCCATGGGGGCTTATCCGTTCCTATAAGAGATGCAACTGAATGTCTTCCTCCGCTG GATATGAGTCTACCTATGCCGACACAAGAATTTCTTACTAAGGATCTCCATGGTAATGAATGGAGGTTCAAGCACAGTTTTAGAG GGACACCACGTAGACATCTCATAACTACAGGGTGGAGTGCATttgtaacaacaaaaaaattagttgctGGTGACGTTTTGGTATTTGTTAG AGAAAATGGAGAGTTACGAGTTGGTATTAGACGAGCAGGACATCAACAAGGAAACATACCTTCATCACTAGTATCAACAGAAAGTATGAGACTAGGAGTAATTGTTTCCGCAGTTCATGCTTTTCATAGCAAATGTATGTTCACTGTAGTATACAAGCCAAG GTCAAGTCAATTTGTTGTCCGTTACGACAATTTTTTAGATGCTATGAACAAGAAGTTCAATGTCGGTTCAAGATTTACAATGCAATTTGAGGGTGAGGATTTCTCTGAAAGAAG ATATTCTGGGACAATTATTGGAGTTAATAATTTCTCCCCTCATTGGAAGGATTCTGAATGGCGAAGTTTACAA GTACGATGGGATGAATTTGTATCCTTTCCAAGGCCTAACAGAGTTTCTCCTTGGGAAATCAAACATTTAACGCCTTCTTCAAATGTTATCCAATCATCTTTGCTGAAGAACAAGCGTTCTCGACATGCTAACGAAATCG GCCAGAAAATAGGACAGCCAAGCATGAACTGTCCCATGAGTATTCCTCAACTCAGTAATCGCGATGCAATTGAAGGTGCTAAAAAACCTTCTAATGGGATAATGAGCTATTCTGTCCCATCAATGCCTGACAGATATTACAATAATGGTCAAATGATTAcaccaataaaagaaaatataaccaTCAATGCAGGTGGTAGTTGTAGATTGTTTGGAGTTACTCTGATCACTCCTTCAGAGATCAAAGATCCCGTGGAACCAAATGACTCATACCAAATATCGGATACTTCAAAACTCTCTGAAGAGAGAAAGCTTGGTTTGACCCCAACATCGAAATCACCTACAGAGATTCAAAGCAAGCAGTTTAGTTCTATTAGAAGTTGCACTAAG GTTCAAATGCAAGGTGCAACTATAGGAAGAGCTCTGGATCTTAGTGTTTTAAATGGATATGATCAGCTAATACATGAACTAGATAAGCTATTTGATCTCAAAGGAAAGTTGCAAACCCGCAACCAATGGGAAATAGTTTTCACTGACGACGAAGGAGATATGATGGTTGTTGGAGATGATCCATGGCC TGAATTCTGCAACATGGTGAAGAAGATATTCATATTGTCAAAAGAGGAGGTCAACAATTTGAAGTGGAACCAACGTTTCAAGATGAATCAATAG
- the LOC104743784 gene encoding putative auxin response factor 14 isoform X1 — translation MESGHIVNAQPELSGIVDETKSYIYEQLWNLCAGPLCDLPKLGDKVYYFPQGHIEFVEASTREELNQIQPNFDIPSKLKCHVIAIHRKVEKNTDQVYAEITLMPDTTQVIIPTQNDSNDRPKINFFKKILTASDTSTHGGLSVPIRDATECLPPLDMSLPMPTQEFLTKDLHGNEWRFKHSFRGTPRRHLITTGWSAFVTTKKLVAGDVLVFVRENGELRVGIRRAGHQQGNIPSSLVSTESMRLGVIVSAVHAFHSKCMFTVVYKPRSSQFVVRYDNFLDAMNKKFNVGSRFTMQFEGEDFSERRYSGTIIGVNNFSPHWKDSEWRSLQVRWDEFVSFPRPNRVSPWEIKHLTPSSNVIQSSLLKNKRSRHANEIGSSSSHRLPPILIEGQKIGQPSMNCPMSIPQLSNRDAIEGAKKPSNGIMSYSVPSMPDRYYNNGQMITPIKENITINAGGSCRLFGVTLITPSEIKDPVEPNDSYQISDTSKLSEERKLGLTPTSKSPTEIQSKQFSSIRSCTKVQMQGATIGRALDLSVLNGYDQLIHELDKLFDLKGKLQTRNQWEIVFTDDEGDMMVVGDDPWPEFCNMVKKIFILSKEEVNNLKWNQRFKMNQ, via the exons ATGGAAAGTGGCCACATTGTGAATGCACAACCTGAATTATCAGGCATag TTGATGAAACCAAAAGCTATATATATGAACAATTATGGAATCTGTGTGCTGGACCTTTGTGTGATCTTCCAAAACTTGGAGATAAAGTATATTATTTTCCTCAAGGTCACATAGAGTTT GTTGAGGCATCTACTAGAGAAGAGTTGAATCAAATCCAACCAAATTTTGATATTCCTTCCAAACTTAAGTGTCATGTTATTGCTATTCATCGTAAG gtGGAAAAAAATACTGATCAAGTTTATGCTGAGATCACGTTGATGCCAGACACAACA CAAGTTATAATCCCTACTCAGAATGATAGCAATGATAGGCCAAAAATAAACttctttaagaaaattttaacgGCATCAGATACAAGCACCCATGGGGGCTTATCCGTTCCTATAAGAGATGCAACTGAATGTCTTCCTCCGCTG GATATGAGTCTACCTATGCCGACACAAGAATTTCTTACTAAGGATCTCCATGGTAATGAATGGAGGTTCAAGCACAGTTTTAGAG GGACACCACGTAGACATCTCATAACTACAGGGTGGAGTGCATttgtaacaacaaaaaaattagttgctGGTGACGTTTTGGTATTTGTTAG AGAAAATGGAGAGTTACGAGTTGGTATTAGACGAGCAGGACATCAACAAGGAAACATACCTTCATCACTAGTATCAACAGAAAGTATGAGACTAGGAGTAATTGTTTCCGCAGTTCATGCTTTTCATAGCAAATGTATGTTCACTGTAGTATACAAGCCAAG GTCAAGTCAATTTGTTGTCCGTTACGACAATTTTTTAGATGCTATGAACAAGAAGTTCAATGTCGGTTCAAGATTTACAATGCAATTTGAGGGTGAGGATTTCTCTGAAAGAAG ATATTCTGGGACAATTATTGGAGTTAATAATTTCTCCCCTCATTGGAAGGATTCTGAATGGCGAAGTTTACAA GTACGATGGGATGAATTTGTATCCTTTCCAAGGCCTAACAGAGTTTCTCCTTGGGAAATCAAACATTTAACGCCTTCTTCAAATGTTATCCAATCATCTTTGCTGAAGAACAAGCGTTCTCGACATGCTAACGAAATCG gttcatcatcatcacatcgcTTGCCTCCTATATTGATAGAAGGCCAGAAAATAGGACAGCCAAGCATGAACTGTCCCATGAGTATTCCTCAACTCAGTAATCGCGATGCAATTGAAGGTGCTAAAAAACCTTCTAATGGGATAATGAGCTATTCTGTCCCATCAATGCCTGACAGATATTACAATAATGGTCAAATGATTAcaccaataaaagaaaatataaccaTCAATGCAGGTGGTAGTTGTAGATTGTTTGGAGTTACTCTGATCACTCCTTCAGAGATCAAAGATCCCGTGGAACCAAATGACTCATACCAAATATCGGATACTTCAAAACTCTCTGAAGAGAGAAAGCTTGGTTTGACCCCAACATCGAAATCACCTACAGAGATTCAAAGCAAGCAGTTTAGTTCTATTAGAAGTTGCACTAAG GTTCAAATGCAAGGTGCAACTATAGGAAGAGCTCTGGATCTTAGTGTTTTAAATGGATATGATCAGCTAATACATGAACTAGATAAGCTATTTGATCTCAAAGGAAAGTTGCAAACCCGCAACCAATGGGAAATAGTTTTCACTGACGACGAAGGAGATATGATGGTTGTTGGAGATGATCCATGGCC TGAATTCTGCAACATGGTGAAGAAGATATTCATATTGTCAAAAGAGGAGGTCAACAATTTGAAGTGGAACCAACGTTTCAAGATGAATCAATAG
- the LOC104743784 gene encoding putative auxin response factor 14 isoform X3, translated as MESGHIVNAQPELSVDETKSYIYEQLWNLCAGPLCDLPKLGDKVYYFPQGHIEFVEASTREELNQIQPNFDIPSKLKCHVIAIHRKVEKNTDQVYAEITLMPDTTQVIIPTQNDSNDRPKINFFKKILTASDTSTHGGLSVPIRDATECLPPLDMSLPMPTQEFLTKDLHGNEWRFKHSFRGTPRRHLITTGWSAFVTTKKLVAGDVLVFVRENGELRVGIRRAGHQQGNIPSSLVSTESMRLGVIVSAVHAFHSKCMFTVVYKPRFTMQFEGEDFSERRYSGTIIGVNNFSPHWKDSEWRSLQVRWDEFVSFPRPNRVSPWEIKHLTPSSNVIQSSLLKNKRSRHANEIGSSSSHRLPPILIEGQKIGQPSMNCPMSIPQLSNRDAIEGAKKPSNGIMSYSVPSMPDRYYNNGQMITPIKENITINAGGSCRLFGVTLIKVQMQGATIGRALDLSVLNGYDQLIHELDKLFDLKGKLQTRNQWEIVFTDDEGDMMVVGDDPWPEFCNMVKKIFILSKEEVNNLKWNQRFKMNQ; from the exons ATGGAAAGTGGCCACATTGTGAATGCACAACCTGAATTATCAG TTGATGAAACCAAAAGCTATATATATGAACAATTATGGAATCTGTGTGCTGGACCTTTGTGTGATCTTCCAAAACTTGGAGATAAAGTATATTATTTTCCTCAAGGTCACATAGAGTTT GTTGAGGCATCTACTAGAGAAGAGTTGAATCAAATCCAACCAAATTTTGATATTCCTTCCAAACTTAAGTGTCATGTTATTGCTATTCATCGTAAG gtGGAAAAAAATACTGATCAAGTTTATGCTGAGATCACGTTGATGCCAGACACAACA CAAGTTATAATCCCTACTCAGAATGATAGCAATGATAGGCCAAAAATAAACttctttaagaaaattttaacgGCATCAGATACAAGCACCCATGGGGGCTTATCCGTTCCTATAAGAGATGCAACTGAATGTCTTCCTCCGCTG GATATGAGTCTACCTATGCCGACACAAGAATTTCTTACTAAGGATCTCCATGGTAATGAATGGAGGTTCAAGCACAGTTTTAGAG GGACACCACGTAGACATCTCATAACTACAGGGTGGAGTGCATttgtaacaacaaaaaaattagttgctGGTGACGTTTTGGTATTTGTTAG AGAAAATGGAGAGTTACGAGTTGGTATTAGACGAGCAGGACATCAACAAGGAAACATACCTTCATCACTAGTATCAACAGAAAGTATGAGACTAGGAGTAATTGTTTCCGCAGTTCATGCTTTTCATAGCAAATGTATGTTCACTGTAGTATACAAGCCAAG ATTTACAATGCAATTTGAGGGTGAGGATTTCTCTGAAAGAAG ATATTCTGGGACAATTATTGGAGTTAATAATTTCTCCCCTCATTGGAAGGATTCTGAATGGCGAAGTTTACAA GTACGATGGGATGAATTTGTATCCTTTCCAAGGCCTAACAGAGTTTCTCCTTGGGAAATCAAACATTTAACGCCTTCTTCAAATGTTATCCAATCATCTTTGCTGAAGAACAAGCGTTCTCGACATGCTAACGAAATCG gttcatcatcatcacatcgcTTGCCTCCTATATTGATAGAAGGCCAGAAAATAGGACAGCCAAGCATGAACTGTCCCATGAGTATTCCTCAACTCAGTAATCGCGATGCAATTGAAGGTGCTAAAAAACCTTCTAATGGGATAATGAGCTATTCTGTCCCATCAATGCCTGACAGATATTACAATAATGGTCAAATGATTAcaccaataaaagaaaatataaccaTCAATGCAGGTGGTAGTTGTAGATTGTTTGGAGTTACTCTGATCA AGGTTCAAATGCAAGGTGCAACTATAGGAAGAGCTCTGGATCTTAGTGTTTTAAATGGATATGATCAGCTAATACATGAACTAGATAAGCTATTTGATCTCAAAGGAAAGTTGCAAACCCGCAACCAATGGGAAATAGTTTTCACTGACGACGAAGGAGATATGATGGTTGTTGGAGATGATCCATGGCC TGAATTCTGCAACATGGTGAAGAAGATATTCATATTGTCAAAAGAGGAGGTCAACAATTTGAAGTGGAACCAACGTTTCAAGATGAATCAATAG
- the LOC104742009 gene encoding leucine-rich repeat receptor-like serine/threonine-protein kinase At1g17230: protein MMKKIHVPPETGKFMFRLSFIFLSCCHVCFSELSPDQTNTMIELSSFLNIPDWNRPGSEMNPCSWNGVLCSRPDNGSVISLSVSGFDLSNSSFLPVVCNLQTLESLDVSNNSLRLIPDGFVTNCERLLGFKHLNLSSNNFSSSPSFRGLSKLKVLDFSYNVLSGSIRDYGFDGMVQLRSLNLSFNSLTGSVPINLTKSLEKLEVSDNHLSGTIPEGIGHYPELTLIDLSDNHLIGSIPSSLGNLSTLESLILSNNNFGGPVPESLSSIQTLRRFAANRNKFTGVIPSGITKNLANLDLSFNHLNGSIPGDLLSQLKLVSVDLSSNQLVGRIPQSISSSLVRLRLGSNKLTGHVPSAAFESLQNLTYLELDNNRLSGHIPSAFGNLVSLNLLNLAMNEFTGIIPPSFGNLTRLQVLQLQQNKLTGEIPDTITLLINLLILNFSWNSLSGSIPSSLSQLKKLSNMNLQGNHLTGTIPENIGDLENLIELQLGQNRLSGRIPVMPPKLQISLNLSYNMFEGPIPTSLFELINLEVLDLSNNKLSGEIPFSGSLISLTQLILSNNQLSGDMPRFSRNVFVNISGNPGIKSINENESQSGKSKLVMVVIFVVLGVLALMAGITTVIVLKLSRRFKGINNMQVDPDEEGSTVLPEVIHGKLLTSNAIHRSNINFAKTVEAAANPENALHQTMFWSYYRVVMPSGSSYFIKRLNTRDRLFQQASSEQLEQELEMLGKLHHTNVMVPLAYVLYSEGCLLIYDFPHMRTLYDVLHNHTSDVVDWTSRYSIAVGIAQGISYLHGSKPSGRDPILLPDLSSKKIMLKSLTEPLVGDIELFKVIDPSKSNSSLSAVAGTIGYIPPEYAYTMRVTMAGNVYSFGVILLELLTGRQAVSEGRELAKWVQSHSSQQEQCNNILDLRVSKTSSVATRQMLRALSVALACINISPGARPKMKTVLKMLTRL from the exons atgatgaagaagatacaTGTTCCTCCAGAAACAGGTAAGTTCATGTTCCGtctctccttcatcttcttgtcTTGTTGCCATGTATGTTTCTCGGAGCTGTCTCCGGACCAGACAAATACAATGATCGAACTCTCAAGTTTCCTTAATATCCCGGATTGGAACCGTCCTGGTTCAGAGATGAATCCATGTTCATGGAACGGTGTTCTTTGCAGCCGGCCAGACAATGGCTCTGTGATTAGCCTCTCTGTCTCTGGCTTTGATCTCTCCAATTCTTCCTTCTTACCAGTTGTCTGCAATCTCCAGACTTTGGAATCTCTCGATGTCTCCAACAACAGTTTGAGGTTAATCCCAGATGGTTTTGTGACGAATTGCGAAAGACTACTTGGGTTTAAGCATCTGAACTTGAGCTCCAacaacttctcttcttctcctagtTTCCGTGGTTTGTCCAAATTGAAGGTTCTTGATTTCTCTTACAACGTGTTGAGTGGGAGCATTCGTGATTATGGTTTTGATGGGATGGTTCAGTTGAGGAGTTTGAATCTTAGCTTCAACAGTTTAACAGGTTCTGTTCCGATCAATTTGACCAAAAGTCTTGAGAAGCTCGAGGTTTCAGATAACCATTTGAGCGGTACAATCCCCGAGGGCATCGGACATTATCCAGAACTAACGCTGATAGATCTCAGTGATAATCATCTTATTGGCTCAATCCCGAGTTCATTGGGAAACCTCTCCACGTTAGAAAGTTTAATTCTTTCCAACAATAATTTTGGCGGGCCAGTCCCAGAATCACTTTCAAGCATCCAAACTTTGCGCAGATTTGCAGCTAACCGTAACAAATTCACCGGAGTAATCCCATCAGGGATCACTAAGAACCTCGCAAACTTAGACCTCAGCTTCAACCACCTAAACGGGTCGATTCCAGGTGATCTTTTGTCACAGCTTAAACTCGTCTCTGTGGATCTGTCATCTAATCAACTTGTTGGACGGATACCACAAAGCATTTCTTCTAGCCTGGTTAGGCTGAGACTTGGAAGCAATAAGCTAACAGGGCATGTGCCCTCTGCTGCGTTTGAATCACTGCAGAACCTAACCTATCTGGAGCTGGACAACAATCGTTTATCAGGCCACATACCTTCTGCATTTGGAAACCTTGTAAGCTTGAATCTTCTGAACTTGGCTATGAACGAGTTCACCGGGATAATACCTCCTTCCTTTGGAAACCTTACCCGCCTTCAAGTGTTACAACTGCAGCAAAACAAGCTTACCGGAGAAATCCCAGATACTATCACATTGTTAATTAACCTCTTGATTCTCAACTTCAGCTGGAATTCTCTGAGTGGATCCATACCATCTTCTCTTTCGCAGCTAAAGAAGCTTTCCAACATGAACTTGCAAGGCAATCATCTGACTGGTACCATACCTGAAAACATTGGAGATCTGGAGAATCTGATAGAACTTCAGCTTGGACAAAACCGGCTAAGCGGTAGGATTCCAGTAATGCCACCAAAGTTACAGATTTCATTGAATCTCAGCTACAACATGTTTGAAGGGCCTATCCCCACTTCATTGTTTGAACTTATTAACTTGGAAGTTCTTGATCTGTCAAATAACAAACTTTCAGGCGAAATCCCTTTTTCTGGCAGTTTAATATCCCTTACGCAGCTCATACTTTCCAACAACCAACTAAGCGGAGATATGCCAAGGTTCAGCCGAAATGTTTTCGTTAATATCAGTGGAAACCCCGGGATCAAGTCAATAAATGAGAATGAAAGCCAATCTGGGAAAAGCAAACTAGTTATGGTTGTAATATTTGTTGTCCTTGGAGTTCTTGCTCTCATGGCAGGCATCACAACTGTCATCGTGCTGAAACTTTCTAGGCGCTTCAAGGGAATTAACAACATGCAGGTCGACCCAGATGAAGAAGGATCAACTGTTCTCCCCGAGGTCATTCATGGAAAGCTTCTCACTTCAAACGCTATACACAGATCAAACATCAACTTCGCCAAAACTGTCGAAGCTGCTGCGAATCCAGAAAATGCTCTGCATCAGACAATGTTCTGGAGTTACTACAGAGTAGTCATGCCCTCTGGTTCGAGTTACTTTATCAAAAGACTTAACACAAGAGACAGGCTTTTCCAGCAAGCCAGTAGCGAGCAACTAGAGCAAGAGCTAGAGATGTTGGGCAAGCTGCATCACACGAACGTAATGGTTCCACTAGCATATGTGCTCTATTCAGAAGGATGCTTGCTCATCTATGACTTTCCTCACATGCGTACCCTTTACGATGTTCTACACAACCATACCAGTGATGTGGTTGATTGGACGAGCAGGTACAGTATTGCGGTTGGAATAGCTCAGGGGATCTCTTACTTGCATGGATCCAAACCCAGCGGCCGTGATCCAATCCTTCTACCAGATCTCTctagtaaaaaaattatgctcAAGTCGCTCACTGAGCCCTTAGTAGGGGACATTGAACTGTTTAAGGTAATCGATCCTTCCAAAAGCAACAGCAGCCTCTCAGCAGTTGCAGGCACCATCGGCTACATTCCACCAG AGTATGCTTACACTATGAGGGTGACAATGGCTGGGAACGTCTACAGCTTTGGGGTGATTCTTTTGGAGTTGCTGACTGGAAGGCAAGCGGTAAGCGAAGGAAGAGAATTGGCTAAGTGGGTGCAGAGTCATTCGAGCCAACAAGAGCAGTGCAACAACATTCTTGATCTCAGAGTGAGTAAAACATCATCTGTAGCAACAAGGCAGATGCTCCGTGCCCTCAGTGTTGCTCTTGCCTGCATAAACATCTCTCCTGGGGCAAGGCCAAAGATGAAGACTGTCCTAAAGATGCTCACAAGACTCTAA
- the LOC104742010 gene encoding dihydrolipoyllysine-residue acetyltransferase component 5 of pyruvate dehydrogenase complex, chloroplastic, with protein sequence MSRLLQTPFLPSVSLPTKTRSSVPGFRVNPRTIPIQAKIREIFMPALSSTMTEGKIVSWVKSEGDKLNKGESVVVVESDKADMDVETFYDGYLAAIMVEEGGVAPVGSAIALLAETEDEIADAKAKASGGGDSKPPPPPPPASPPTPADESPVAVEKKVAAPVSVKAVAASSVHPASEGGKRIVASPYAKKLAKELKVELAGLVGSGPMGRIVAKDVEAVSAGGGVQAAVAVKEVAAAPGVELGSVVPFTTMQGAVSRNMVESLAVPTFRVGYTITTDALDALYKKIKSKGVTMTALLAKATALALAKHPVVNSSCRDGNSFVYNSSINVAVAVAIDGGLITPVLQNADKVDIYSLSRKWKELVDKARAKQLQPQEYNTGTFTLSNLGMFGVDRFDAILPPGTGAIMAVGASQPSTVATKDGRIGMKNQMQVNVAADHRVIYGADLAQFLQTLASIIEDPKDLTF encoded by the exons atgtCTCGTCTTCTCCAAACACCATTCTTACCCTCCGTGTCTCTCCCCACAAAAACACGATCATCCGTTCCGGGTTTCCGGGTAAATCCCCGGACCATCCCAATCCAAGCAAAGATCCGAGAAATCTTCATGCCTGCACTAAGTTCCACGATGACCGAAGGCAAAATCGTCTCTTGGGTTAAATCCGAAGGCGATAAGCTCAACAAAGGAGAGAGTGTTGTCGTTGTTGAATCCGATAAAGCTGATATGGACGTTGAGACCTTTTACGATGGTTACCTCGCTGCaatcatggttgaagaaggtgGTGTTGCTCCCGTTGGTTCCGCGATTGCTTTGTTAGCTGAGACTGAGGATGAGATCGCTGATGCTAAGGCTAAAGCTTCCGGTGGTGGTGATTCtaagcctcctcctcctcctcctccggctTCTCCTCCGACTCCTGCAGATGAATCACCTGTGGCTGTTGAGAAGAAGGTTGCGGCTCCCGTGTCGGTTAAGGCTGTGGCTGCGTCTTCGGTGCATCCGGCGTCTGAAGGAGGGAAGAGGATTGTTGCGTCTCCGTATGCTAAGAAGTTAGCTAAGGAATTGAAGGTTGAATTGGCTGGTTTGGTTGGAAGTGGACCGATGGGAAGGATTGTGGCTAAAGATGTTGAGGCGGTTTCAGCTGGAGGAGGAGTTCAAGCTGCCGTAGCTGTTAAGGAGGTAGCGGCGGCTCCTGGTGTGGAGCTGGGATCGGTGGTTCCGTTTACGACTATGCAGGGTGCTGTGAGTAGGAATATGGTGGAGAGTCTTGCGGTTCCTACTTTTAGAGTTGGATATACGATCACTACTGATGCTCTTGATGCTCTCTACAAGAAG attaAGTCGAAAGGTGTGACAATGACGGCACTCCTAGCAAAGGCAACTGCACTGGCACTGGCAAAACATCCAGTTGTAAACTCTTCCTGTAGAGATGGTAACAGTTTTGTGTATAACAGTAGCATCAAcgttgctgttgctgttgctaTTGATGGTGGTCTAATCACTCCGGTGCTTCAGAACGCTGATAag GTTGACATTTATTCGTTGTCTAGAAAGTGGAAAGAATTGGTTGATAAGGCCCGAGCCAAGCAGCTACAGCCTCAGGAGTACAACACTG GTACCTTCACTCTATCTAACCTTGGAATGTTTGGCGTCGATCGGTTTGATGCCATTCTACCCCCTGGAACT GGAGCGATTATGGCTGTAGGAGCATCTCAACCTTCAACGGTTGCTACTAAAGACGGACGCATTGGCATGAAAAACCAGATGCAG GTTAATGTGGCAGCAGATCATCGTGTCATTTATGGTGCTGATCTCGCACAGTTCTTGCAAACATTGGCAAGCATTATTGAGGACCCAAAGGACCTGACATTTTAG